One Dioscorea cayenensis subsp. rotundata cultivar TDr96_F1 chromosome 15, TDr96_F1_v2_PseudoChromosome.rev07_lg8_w22 25.fasta, whole genome shotgun sequence genomic region harbors:
- the LOC120277299 gene encoding 60S ribosomal protein L4-like — translation MAAAARPLVSVQILEGDMATDGNSVPLPDVLKAPIRPDVVRFVHAGLSRNKRQPYAVSKRAGHQTSAESWGTGRAVSRIPRVPGGGTHRAGQGAFGNMCRGGRMFAPTKIWRRWHRRVNTAQRRLAVASALAASAVPSLVLARGHRIEAVPELPLVISDSTESIEKTSSALKILKQIGASADAERAKDSHAIRAGKGKMRNRRYVSRKGPLIVYGTEGSKIVKAFRNIPGVDVANVERLNLLKLAPGGHVGRFIIWTKSAFEKLDSVFGTFDKPSEKKKGWVLPRPKMANADLGRIINSDEVQSVVRPIDKTVKRRSLKKNPLKNLNAMLKLNPYAKTARRMALLAEAQRVKAKKEKLDKKRTQLPKEEAAAIKAAGKAWYKTMISDSDYTEFENFTKWLGVTQ, via the exons ATGGCCGCCGCTGCGCGTCCTCTAGTGTCCGTCCAAATCCTGGAAGGCGACATGGCCACTGACGGCAACTCCGTCCCCCTTCCCGACGTCCTCAAGGCCCCGATCCGCCCCGATGTTGTCCGCTTCGTTCATGCTGGTCTCTCCCGCAACAAGCGCCAGCCCTACGCCGTCTCCAAGAGAGCTGGTCACCAGACCTCTGCGGAGTCCTGGGGTACTGGTCGTGCCGTATCCCGTATCCCTCGTGTTCCCGGCGGTGGTACCCACCGCGCCGGTCAGGGAGCTTTCGGCAACATGTGCCGTGGCGGTCGGATGTTCGCACCGACCAAGATCTGGCGCCGCTGGCATCGCCGGGTCAACACTGCTCAGCGCCGCCTCGCCGTAGCCTCCGCACTAGCCGCGTCTGCCGTCCCATCCCTCGTCCTTGCTCGCGGCCACCGCATCGAGGCCGTCCCCGAACTCCCACTCGTTATCTCCGACTCAACTGAATCCATTGAGAAGACCTCCTCTGCTTTGAAAATCCTCAAGCAGATCGGTGCCTCTGCTGATGCTGAGAGGGCGAAAGATTCTCATGCGATCCGAGCCGGAAAGGGTAAGATGAGGAACCGCCGCTATGTCTCCCGTAAGGGCCCCCTGATCGTGTATGGTACCGAGGGATCGAAGATAGTGAAGGCATTCCGCAACATCCCTGGTGTTGACGTTGCGAATGTCGAGCGTCTTAACCTTCTGAAGCTTGCTCCTGGTGGGCATGTTGGAAGGTTTATCATCTGGACCAAATCAGCCTTTGAGAAGCTTGACTCAGTGTTCGGAACCTTTGACAAGCCCTCCGAGAAGAAGAAGGGGTGGGTGCTGCCTCGTCCCAAGATGGCGAATGCTGATCTTGGTCGGATTATTAACTCCGATGAGGTTCAATCGGTTGTTAGGCCGATTGACAAGACTGTGAAGCGCCGGTCGCTGAAGAAGAACCCGCTGAAGAACTTGAACGCCATGTTGAAACTGAACCCATATGCAAAGACAGCAAGGAGGATGGCTCTGCTTGCTGAGGCCCAGCGCGTGAAGgcaaagaaggagaagcttgATAAGAAGAGGACTCAGCTTCCAAAG GAGGAAGCTGCTGCAATCAAGGCTGCAGGGAAGGCTTGGTACAAGACAATGATCTCAGATAGCGACTACACTGAGTTTGAGAACTTCACCAAGTGGCTAGGCGTAACCCAATAA